The sequence TGGAGATAAGATTCTTGAAGTCGGGGGCGGCTGTGGATATATGAGTTGCGTATATGCTGAGGTTGTTGCCCCGAGTGATCAGCCTAGAGAGTCTTGGGGCCACGTGTGGTCGGCGGAAATAATTGATGAGTTGGCGAGATTTGCAATGGAGAATGTGAAGCGGTGTGGATACGCAGACAGAGTTGATATAATATGTAGAGATGCATCTTTAGGCTTAGAAGATTATGCGCCTTACGACGCCATAATAGTTACCAGTGCGGCTCCGAGTATTCCTAAAGAACTTATAAGCCAACTTAAACCGGGAGGATGTATACTAATACCTGTGGGGGATATTAGGTTTTATCAGAAGCTTGTTAGGGTTAGGAAACACCTCGACGGCAAGATTACTAAGGAGGACCTTGGCGGAGTTGCCTTTGTACCAATGAGGGGTAAGGCTGGATGGAAGTGATCAAAAATAAAACTTGGGTTACAAATTCTATCTGGAGGCTTTGCTCAAGGTGAATAGAGGCAGAGTATCTAAATCTAGTGTACTCCTCCAGTTCAT is a genomic window of Candidatus Bathyarchaeota archaeon containing:
- the pcm gene encoding protein-L-isoaspartate O-methyltransferase is translated as MDKYEELRRKAVELLVKEGILRSPSVIRAMNIVPREEFLPEDVRSEAYIDAPLPIGYGQTTSALHMTAMFCEYAELAVGDKILEVGGGCGYMSCVYAEVVAPSDQPRESWGHVWSAEIIDELARFAMENVKRCGYADRVDIICRDASLGLEDYAPYDAIIVTSAAPSIPKELISQLKPGGCILIPVGDIRFYQKLVRVRKHLDGKITKEDLGGVAFVPMRGKAGWK